In Halococcus salsus, one DNA window encodes the following:
- a CDS encoding DUF3100 domain-containing protein has product MANDEPGSGVWEPIRTVGRWSIHLRTHLTVLAIVVVSELIGSHQFGVGPGQVVLLPLLYAVVIGILVSYSVLGRYLQPLRAVVSKDVSEVSAPLLTVALMPLAVKYGTQVGPEFNNLVSAGPAFLLQELGNLGTIFVALPVALLLGLRREAIGGAVSIAREATFAVVTERYGIESPEGRGVIGVYLTGTVFGTIFFGLLGGLAPITGLHPLALSMACGMGSASMMTACSSSLAEAVSGVSAERLLAFAATSNLLTALTGIYVLIFVSLPLINRLYAFARPLVGGEDA; this is encoded by the coding sequence GTGGCGAATGACGAACCGGGGTCCGGGGTGTGGGAGCCGATCCGCACCGTCGGTCGGTGGTCGATACACCTGCGGACGCACCTCACGGTGCTGGCGATCGTCGTCGTGTCCGAACTGATCGGGAGCCACCAGTTCGGCGTCGGGCCGGGTCAGGTGGTGTTGCTCCCGCTGCTGTACGCGGTCGTCATCGGGATCCTCGTCAGCTACAGCGTGCTCGGTCGGTATCTCCAGCCCCTCCGGGCGGTCGTCTCGAAGGACGTCAGCGAGGTCAGCGCCCCGCTGCTGACGGTCGCGTTGATGCCGCTGGCGGTCAAGTACGGGACGCAGGTCGGTCCGGAGTTCAACAATCTGGTCAGTGCGGGTCCGGCGTTCCTGCTCCAGGAGCTCGGGAACCTCGGGACGATCTTCGTCGCGCTGCCGGTCGCGCTGTTGCTCGGTCTGCGGCGGGAGGCGATCGGCGGCGCGGTGAGCATCGCCCGCGAGGCGACCTTCGCCGTCGTCACCGAGCGCTACGGGATCGAATCGCCCGAGGGCCGGGGTGTCATCGGCGTCTACCTCACGGGAACCGTCTTCGGGACCATCTTCTTCGGGCTGCTCGGCGGGCTCGCGCCGATCACGGGTCTCCACCCGCTGGCGCTCTCGATGGCCTGCGGGATGGGGAGTGCGAGCATGATGACCGCGTGTTCGAGTTCGCTCGCGGAGGCGGTGAGCGGGGTGTCGGCCGAGCGGCTCCTCGCGTTCGCCGCGACGAGCAACCTCCTCACGGCGCTCACCGGGATCTACGTCCTGATCTTCGTCTCCCTCCCGCTGATCAACCGGCTGTACGCCTTCGCACGGCCGCTCGTCGGAGGTGAGGACGCGTGA
- a CDS encoding NAD-binding protein yields the protein MVAVVVVVDRGGPIGGALASRIVDDAGRVIFLDGNEHAVERASDAGVDARTVDSGRAGVFDGDGIERADLGLVVSPEDGHNLLVGQFLRLRGVERVVGLVNDPANLDAFAGAGIEPVCATSTLTGVLDARRREPRVGVRSGTTETTVEPHETDEPSRTDDRERLRSDGGRVRPSG from the coding sequence ATGGTAGCGGTCGTCGTCGTGGTCGACAGGGGTGGACCCATCGGCGGCGCGCTCGCGTCGCGAATCGTCGACGACGCCGGCCGGGTGATCTTCCTCGACGGGAACGAGCACGCGGTCGAGCGGGCGAGCGATGCGGGGGTCGACGCCCGGACGGTGGACAGCGGCCGGGCCGGCGTGTTCGACGGGGACGGCATCGAACGCGCCGACCTCGGGCTGGTGGTCTCGCCCGAGGACGGCCACAACCTCCTGGTCGGACAGTTCCTCCGTCTCAGGGGCGTCGAACGCGTGGTCGGGTTGGTGAACGACCCGGCGAACCTCGACGCGTTCGCGGGGGCCGGGATCGAGCCGGTCTGTGCCACGAGCACGCTGACCGGCGTGCTCGACGCGCGCCGACGTGAGCCGCGAGTTGGGGTCCGGAGCGGTACGACCGAGACCACGGTCGAGCCGCACGAGACGGACGAACCCTCCCGAACCGACGACCGCGAGCGGCTTCGGTCGGACGGCGGACGTGTGAGGCCGAGCGGATGA